GTGTTAAATTGCCTGAGTTTGCACATCATTTAAATGGAGATGATGGTTTTAAGGATTGACTGAGACTCTTAAGTGTTCATTAAGAGTGCCCGTGGCACATACAAAAACACTCAGCAAATGGTAGTTGTTATGATTCCACATTTTGCTGTGCACTCTTGGCAGCCCCAACCCTGTGGACGATGGGAGATGTTGGCTGATCTTACCATGTTAATCTTTTAAACACCTTTATGGTGAACTGCAAGTTTAATTAAGAGAGGGAAAGCATTATGTGTTCAGCAGTATCTGAGAGCCTAATTATATCAATGACTCTTCCCAAACTAGTGAGGTATACACTACCCCATTTCACATAAGATGAAACCAAAGCTTAGAGAGGCGGTTGTGTGCTTAATTATAGCAAGCTTTGAGGGCAGGTTACCTTAGTGGTTAATCAGTATTCATCGTGGACTATGATTTCAAAGTCCTCTTTTCTAGAAACTGCCAGCTGCCAAAGGTTCACCATTAGaatttcctttctaattcttACAGAATTCAGTGACAATGATGTTACAAATTATAGTAGATAACACCTATGTGTGTTTTCTAAGAACTTATTTAATAAGGAAATTGGTTTGCTTTTATTGTCATGTGAATAACAACTGTTGCTGAATGTCAATGCCATTATGACTGTATTTCCAGTTTACTTGGGTCAGATAttataatcaaaacaaaatgaaatatggtTCATATTCACACAGTTGCAAAAAAGGGCCAATTAGCTCACTTGAGTGGATCACTGTTCACTTGATCATTGGCCAAGGTCACAGGTTTTGTGTATATGCAGACTACAGCTGTACCCAGAGACTGTCCTGCCACAAACTGTCCCTGACTTTGGTTATCTTCTGAACGTGTCTCTTTAGGATCTGATAGAGAGTGTAAACGGCACAGAAAAAGTCATTCCCATGCATAGGAAATTCTAAGGACATACTCTAAGCTGGTGGTATGTTGAGGGAAATCATTATGGTTTCTTACTCTTATGTCAATTTTGGCTCATTATAAGATACTAACTTCTTCCCCAAATCACTTTCATTTGCTAAAATAGTCAATCCTTAATTTATATATCAAGGCAGTTTCCAAACCTGTTGATTATTCCTAAATAAAACCAGTACTTACCTACTTATGGAGAAAAATGTCATCATCATTAGATATATTGgcttatgaaataaatttttaaaaaatgttttgactaTTTCTTTTAGTGGTAAATGAACTAAGATGTACGTAAGGCTACAGATATATTTAACTTCCTTCATTTAAGTTTAAAGTACAGAAGAATACAGgtgctttgtatttctttctaaagCTTCACAGCCCATGTGAACCTCATAGCTGATTAGAAGGAACCCTCATGGAGTAAGATAATTACATGGGTCATCATTTTCAAGACTTTTTTCCATGGACTGCTTTCAGTGCGAGATGTGGAAATGATGACGACCGCTTTCGTTGTTCGTTTTCTCTGTATAACCAACAAGCCAGAAATCATGGGCTGGTTCAGAAGAATTAAAGGTCAGTTTAAAATGCCGGCACCTATTGTTTACTGTAGACAGTAAGGCTGGCACACCATGTCAAACACTGCGAGTTGTTTGATtgccaggaaggggagggagggcctTACTGCACCATCAGATTGCAGAAACACTGCCCTTGTTCATGGGTTTCATATTCCAGTTCGTTACAGCACCAGCCTGGCAAAAATGCAATTTTTCAAAGATATTCAAAAGCCCTTTGATCAAACACCTTCAGGGAATGAGAGTGAAACTCTCCCTGACCATGGGTCAGATAAGATCACCATGGGGAAGAACTCGGGGGCGGTGAGGAGCTGCGGGTAGGATGCCTGCCTTTAAAAGCATTCGAGAGGGAGGCAGACCTGGTGTTGAGGCCAGCAGCAACCCTCGGCTCTGGCAGAGTCCCAGGCGCTGATACGAACTGGGGGGTGAGATCCTCTTCACAGTTAAGCCAGCAGATCACTGGCAAACAAGGTTGTGTGAGGAAAGATTAGGAAACAGCTCCATGAAGGATTCATCTGTTTAGGACAGTAGAGCATGGAGCTCTTTAGCACCACGCAGAATACTAGTCCCGGGGACTGGGAGTCTCCCTGCAGGTGGCAGGCGGGTTTCCAAGCCCCCCCCGCCATATTTAGTGAACTGCTTTCCTAGCTCTTCTCCGAGGTGATGCTGAGACCGCTGCAGGGGACGAGTGGGAGGTGAATGGCAGGGCTCCAAGGCCAGCACCTCCGTGTCCAAACCGCACTTTCATGTGGCTTACATATGGGGATTTTTATGTCGgtgaaaacatctttaaaaagagagacacatTTACAAAACTTAAACAGTAGGGAAGTATTCCAATCTTAATACAAACTCTTCTGAGTAAGATTTGATACAAActttcagagattttaaaaactgtttggaATGACTGCTGTAACCATTAGTCACCACAGCCATTGTGACTGCAAGAGAATCAGTAGTCCCAGCACAGCACGTCCTCCAGTGGTTTAAAAATAGTACCTCATAGCCACCTGTTTTAGTCCGTGCGGATTTTCTAATTGTGTTCGTTTGGGACAACAGGGAGTTTGACattcttttaagatttgattgctaaaaaccaatatttttaatttcctagggTACTGTTTCTTTGTGCACACTTTGCCTGGTAAGACAGGGAATAGAAGAATTTTGTAGACATGCTCACTGTGCCAAAATGGAAATTGGAAACTGCCCCtaaaccttttaaaatgaaaagtcctCAAGAGAAAAACATATCAGACCTAACCACTACTTAGGCAGGGCCTGTGATAGATGCAAATCAcagacttcctttttctcctgccACAAATGTCAGAAACGCTTGGCATCTGAGTGCAATGCGTTTTTCCCCCTTTCTGAACAGCTCAGCTTGGAAAGGTCAGCATAtccctttgggggaaaaaaaaatcttttcttataAATTGGAATGTTTGCACACAGAACTGTAGGAAATGCTTAACATTTGCTTTGATGGGACAGCAATTTGTTCAATAGGGTGGAattgttctttttccattttcctgcctATTTGTGCATCACAGGCACACGAATTACTGAATGCAACTTTGAGCGCTTCTGAGATCACATCATCCTGTCCACAAAACCAGCCAACGCCTTCGGCTACCGAAAGGCAAGTTATATTCCATCTTTTATTTACTCCAAGGGACTCATTTGTGAGAGACTTCTCTGAATAAAAGCAGTAATTTTCCACACACTATACATACTGAAACcctgaagaaggaggaggaagggcggggaggcagagggtgaggaaaagaaaaacagaacaacgGGTCCAGGATGTCTTGCTTCACCTTTGTCCACATTTGTTTCAGTGTGGATAAGACATCCAGTGTCCCATGTCTCAGATGAGGTCATTTTGTTTGACTCCTCTGGTTTACTGAAAGAGGGATACAAATCATTATGACAAAGCAAGTCACAGTTCGTGATCAGCTGCCTCCAATTTGATAATCAACATAAATATTTGTGGTTCATGGAGAATTCTTCACCAGAGCCCATCTCTCCATCCGTCTTGAACTCATGAAGAACAGTGCTGAATTTGTGTGTTACACTGGTTTCTCTAGCAACAGGGGATCCCAAAAACAAGCGCATAATTTTTCTTAAggtaaaaatactttaatttagCAACAGCCAAAAATAGTCGCAAGGAGGGACTGTAAGGAAGATAATGGCATCGAGGTATTGGTTGAGGTTGGGGCTGGACCACAGGAAGGGACCTGAGTCAGCATGGCTCATTATTTTGGGACACTTCCGGTTATTCACCTCCAGAAatagtttcccttccatttcagCCAAATTGCTCTACAGCGTGCTAAGTGGCCATGTGTGTCCTGAGGCGCATGTGTATGTACTCCAAGAGAAGAAAGGCCCTATCAGAGACAAATCACCTCTCTCCACACCTACATCCTTGTGCCTGATGTCCCTTTTAAAGGACTTTTAAAGGTCTTCTCTCCTTCCATGAGTCCTTCCTCCTCTGgattaagtttctttttctccatcactCAGCCACAAAAGCACACAAACAACGTTCTATCTCCTCtccatattgaaaaataaatgcttgtaACTGGTATCTCCTTGTAATTACACCCACGTCCCAGCAACCTTCCAaagtaaaacttattttttaaaaaatgggcagtaCACATTGATTTCTACTTTTCCTCCTGGATTCACTCTCCAGCCCACTTCAATCTGGCTTCCATCTCCACTTCTCCAAAGGAAAGGATCTTGATAGTCGCTAAGACCTCATCAAAGCCGGTGGGCATGTATCTCTTCTCGTGTTACTCAGCTCCATGGTTGGATTTCCACACAGTTGACCACTCCACTCTTAAATCACTGTCCCCTCTTGGTTTTCACAATACCACCTTCCCCTGGGTCTTCTCCTACCTTTGGACTGCCTCTTCTCAGCTTTTTTGTTGCTTCTCTATCCTCTGTCTCTATCTGAACGTGGACGTGCCCTAGGTctgtctttggctttctttccttctttccacacTCTGGATGATTTCATCCAGCTCATGGTTTTAAATAATCTGTAAAGGCTGAGGAATCCCAATTTTATGACTCTAGCCCTGACAATGCCTATGGCTTCCACATTCATAAATGCAATGACTCGCTTGGCATTTCCACGTACATATTTACTCAACATCTCAAACTTATACTCCcaaacatgtttctttttccattctcagTAAATGGCACCATCACTGACCCATGTGCCCAAATAAAAACCCAAGAGtcatccttaatttctctctacCTTTAACTCTACCGCATCGCCTCCCCGCATCAATCTCTGCAAATCACCTCAGTTCTGTCTTCGAGTTTTATCTTTAGTCAATTTAATCTCTAGGTCCACTTCCAGCACCAAGTTGTCATAATCGCTCATCCAGACGATTCCAGCGGTCTCTCCGCTCCAacttctgcctgcttatgatgCATTTCACACACAGCagcagtagtttaaaaaaaaaaaaagtaaaaacaaaacgcAGATCATGTCATTGTCCTGTTTAaagtctgttcatattttttactGCACTTGGGATAAATTCAGACCAACTGTAGCATGGTCTACCTGGCCCCATACAAACTAGCCTCTTGACCACTTCTCTGATAGCCTACCTCCTCCACTTCTTTCCGCGCTCTAGTCACTCGGGCCTCCTTGTTGCCCCTGTAACATGTCCTGCCTTTTTCTGACTCAGGGCCTTCgcatttgttctttttgaaacatttttttccttgtatctTTACATATGTGGTTCTTTTTAATCCATTAGAACTAACGTTATTTCTTCAGAGATTTGTTCCTTACCTTTACCCCTGTCACTCTTGGTCAAGACACTTTATTTGCTTAGAGGTACTTACcatctaaaatgattttcttcatttgtagGCATGTTCTGGGGCTCTACAGACAGAACCTAAGCTCCCTGGGGGCAGAAGATTTATCTGCCTTCTTTAGTACTGATGGCAGGTCTGGTAAAGTGCCTACCACccagtaagtatttgttggatgaattaattcattcaaaagcTATTTTTAGAACCCCTACTATGCGCCACATACTGTTCTATGTTCTTGACATACatctgtgaacaaaacagaacacagatCCCCGCCCTCAGAAACCTAATGCTTTAGTGGGAGAGATGGGCAATAATCAAGTAAATCAAGTAAAAACACAGTATATTTAAAAGTGGTAAGTGCTAGAGAAGGAGAGTTTCTGGGTGCAAACTTAGTCTATTGCctcatctctttttccttttacagtggaaaaaaaaatttgctttgcaGACACTTGACATCTGGCTTCTGAGGTGAACCAAGGAATTGTGAGTGGTTTACCTCATTGAGATTTAACTCCCTTACCTGTAAAACAGACTAATACCCACCTCACAAGGTTAGTGCGGGGAATAAATAAGGTTATAGAAAATCAAATATTATCTCATCCTTCCTAGCCACGAACCCACCCTCATCTTATCATTCCAAGGGGAGGAAGCATACGGTATTAGCATGTTCTCCCTCTCTATATCCctaacatactaaaaaaaaatcaacccaaacTTTTTTTGCAAATACTCAACACATCCTTGGGAAATAAATATATGACCAAACAAGTGTATGGGTAATTTCAGAGCAAACAATCAAAGCTACTTTTATTCCGAagcaaagtttttttaaagacagtagGAAACCCTCAcctttctttaataatttttcccATCTTTCTCACTCcttaattccattttatagacCCCTATTGTTAAAGAAGAAAGGACCTATCCATTTAGTCTTTCTTACCATATACAGGAGTAAAactaaacataattattttacaggaggataaaacatttatttaaatggaaacactaatctttattttcatcatgCTGAAGTGTATGGTTACAAACAATTCCCAATAAAACACTAtataataagcaaaaaataagttaatacatTGTGAACTTACATACAGTCTCATCAATTAACAGGTTTAGGAACAAACAAGCCATTTTACAACTCTGGAGCTACATTTAgtaaaaaaccccaaacactcAAACCTTATCAACCCCAAGTAAGACACTAAGGAGCTATTCAAGACTTCTTCAAACCAATTACACgagtacagttttatttttggttacaGTCCCCTGCTGCGCACAAGACCACTGGAATGCTGTAacaattacacatttttaaacgGCACAAAGCGAAGCAAGGAGCGAACATGCCGGCCTTACAGAAGCTGTCTTGAAAGTGCAAactctgcattttctcttcctgaacCATTAGGAGAAGCACAGGTACCTCGGACGACACGGCAGGGTCAGGAGCATGCTTTCTCTACCACTGGTGGGACATTGAACTTGAACCACGTCTCCATGCCTTTGAAGATACCTCTCGTTTCAGACAGCGAACAGGTGTCAACTAAATATAGTGCAAATCAAATACCGAGGAGCAAAACGACAGAGCACAGACCGCCACAGGTTGACCCGCTGTctccccccatcctcccctcccccaccccccgccccagggcaGCACGGGACACGGGACAGACTGGCACAGGGCGACAACTTCTCTTCAGGTTTTGATGTGAAAGGCGGTGCGGCGGAGCGAATGCAGGGCGACCACGCAGCAGCCCCGCAGCAGCGCCCCGATGTTGTAGACCGGATCTGTCCCCCCTCTCTGAGTACTGAAGGCCCACAGAACCGTGGGGACCACGGGCGCGGCCACGGCCAGGAGATCCACCAGGAAGCTGCTGCTCCAGTACTGCCTCCCGGCGGCCCCCCGCGGCAGCGGGACGACCACGTCCAGTCTCTCCTCCACGGAGCCTGCAAAATCCAGCTCTCTCATGAGGCGGTTTGCAGGGGCCGCCGGACCCCCCGCGGCGGATGGGGTCTCCACGGGAGACAAAAGGATGGCGGAGTTGGGATTTCTTGGCGTCAGATCAACCAGGCATGCCAAGAAGGACTCCGGGAAGCTCTCGGTCGAGTCAGCCCCGGACTCCTCAGGAGACGCcgggctggaggggcaggggtccTGGAGCTTGAGCACGTGCTGAATGAGCTCGAAGACCGCGGGGCTGTAGGGCACCACGTCAGTCTGCACGGCCTGCTCCACCAGCACGCCGCCCTCTTCCTGACCCGCCGCCAGGGGGAGCAGCTCCAGGGCCTCGGCCCCGCGCGCGCAGCGAAGAAGCTCCAGGTCGGGGGCCTCGCCGGGGGCGGCCGTCACCATCCCATCCAACAGATCTGCGCCCTCGGCCCTGGCGCCTCCCGCCAGCAGCTCGCGGTCAGCCCCTTCCTCCACGACCTGCTCTTCCAGAGCCAGCCCGTCCGCCATCTTGCCAAAAGCGGTGCCGAGGGGCAAGCTCTTCCTCGGCGAATCGCAGGGGAAGTCCAGACACAGCTCGTCCCTCAGGGAGCCGCTGTGCGCCATCTCCATGCTCTGAAGCAGAGACTCCAACTTCTTGTTCTGGATGTTTATGTCCACGAAGTATTTCTGGATGCCTTTATCTTTATCAGCCAAGCTGCTCCGCATCGTTTCGATGACCTGCCTGAGCTGCTTGATCTCTTTCCTGGCTTCCTTCAGGGCCAGCTGCGCCTCCACGCGGTGGCACTCTTCCTCGATCCAGTCTTCCCTCATGCGGGCCAGCTGCGACTTGAGCTCCACGATCTCGCTCTCCCTGCGGGGAGAAGACAAGCGGGGCTCAGGGAAATGTCGGCTCTCAGCCGGGCAGACAGACGGCCATGCCCACACTCGACCAAGAGCCCGGGCTCTTCCCCCTTGAAACGCAGAGGTTAAATcagttttgagggttttttgttttgttttgttttgttttgtttttttcctcacaggTATTAGTCTGGAACTGAATCAGaataaaaaatggtttttctttctgaGGGCTTACGACCTGTCAGGCGGTGTGGTAAGTATAAGCACCATCCTCTGTTCAGTacttaatatttgaaatttcGTCATAGGAATGCATTAGAGCTTCTTTGCCTGCTTGTCCATCCATCGCCTACCCTTTCCTACGTCTACACTGTGTGGAAGGAAAGTTCGTTTCACTTTTGGTCATCCACCACAGACACAAGGCAGACTGGTTAAGTTTTTGGCCTGCAGCCTTGTTCTGATCATAGaataatctgaaaattttttaaattaaaaaatgctgcATGTCGCAAGGACTTTGTGAAACGCTGATTATTCTGACTCTTCTCAAGGGAAGAGGATAGGGGAGCCATGCGACACTGAAGAAGATCCATCCCACTGTTTCAGATCCTTCACGGGACCCTATCTCTAGATCTTTGTCGAAAAATTCTTCCTGACCTCTCATTTCTTCACAGTCAATGTAAATACAAGTCCTCAAAATCTCCGTGGATATGAAGACCAGGCAGTCAGGATCATGATCTGTATGAAGGGATGGCGTCAGTTTTGCTTCTCTAAATTCAGATTGGACTATTCTCTAGTTCCATTGCCTTCCCATGCTTCCCTGCCATGACTGCTCAACCCCTTCAGTAGATTCCCCAAATCATAAACAAAGATTTCCAGAAAGTGAGTCTGACTCATGCTACCCTCACCATGAGTTCACAGCTACCCTGGTCAGAGATTGGTGTGGCTATGCCAGAATGTTCCAGGGGAAAATCATTAAGCAGAAAATCTGGCCTGCCCCAAGATATCAAAGGTCTTTTCTGAGATAAGATCTCTTAAGCAcgggctgttttttgtttttttgttttttaccttaaCACTTAGCCAAGAATAATGAACCTCTTCCTTCAGCACAGAAATAGCCTGCAGGAATCACAATACACAGGCCATCCACCctctcagagagagaaacagggctTGAGAGGGGCCCCTCTGTGTGACCCTTTCTGCTGGAAGTAGGGGACTGTTCCTGCCAGTGTTCCTGTTCCTGTGTAAAAATAGCCACGCACACGCCCAACACTTCACATCAAAGCTGTACACATGTAGAGAAAGCAGGGGATCCCCTCTAACCTGAAAGGGTCCCTCAACCTCCTGAAGGAGTAAATCAGGCAGGAAAATGAAATGGCTCTTTTGAAAGACCGATTTAAGGAATTTGGcaaaaattcagtgaaatcatCTTTCTTCTTGTCTATTTCTCTAGAGTGTGGGCTTGGATTTCACTTGATGGGAAAAGAAAGTGTCCCGCATGGGAGTGAAAGGCGCGCAGATTCACCTTTCATGAAGCCGCCGCTCAGATTCCTTCAGCTTGGTCTTCAAGTGCCTCACAGTGACCTCTTTCTGCTGCAGAGGCGTCAAATACTGTTCTGGGTTTGGAGGCTTGACACCGTGATTTTCACCACAGGACATGTACCTTCCAGAGCGCCTGAAACAATCCAAGCAATGAAATGTTCCTTCTTCTGTGAGAACAGTTAGGGCACAGCTAACAGCCTGAGAAGCTAACAGCCTGAGAAGGAACGGCAGCTGTGTCCGGGAGGTCTTCAACCTCAGTAAAGGTCCTTCACTTGGGAAGGGGGACTGGAACCTACCTGCCAACTTAGGACCTCACATTTCTTGGGAGACTGTGGGGAGGGTGTTTGTGGAGAAGGTGGGGACAGTGGAGAGGGAGGATTCTCTATGGCTTAGGGAATGAGCTCATACAAAATAATGCACAATTGTGCACGGGCCTGCCTGTGGGTTCAGAGTAACCCACTGTTAGATGAGAGGACAATGCGTGGGTTggcggggggggagggagagtgagatgTCCTGACTTTCCACACAGTGTGCCACTGCCTAACCATCCTGATGGTTAGGAGCTGGATTCAGATTGTTTCTATATCAATCCCTGGTGTGAGGGTGCCGATCTGCCGATCTGCCGATCTGATTTTTACCCATTGGAAGAAGTTTCCTTCTTCCAATGGGTAAAGGCTACCGCACTGTCACCAGAATGTGGTTTGTAAGAGAGGTGCCCAGGGTTCGAGAAAACTTCCTGAGCTGGAATGTCAGCCTCTCTCAGGCCTGGCCAAGCTTGGGGCATCCCTGCTGTACCAGAGCGATGAGCGAGAATGACCACCCAGAAGGAAGAAGACGAGGGAGGAAAGTTGCCAGCTTCTGCCCCGACTCTGGAACCCGTCCAGGCCGCTACACTTGCTCTGCTCCCCCGAGCATGCGCTCCGTCCAAGATGACCCGTGTCCAGCTCCCAACCTTCTAGCGCTTCTGTTGTGGCCCCTTAGCTTGCATAGGTCCTTTTTTCCAGAAcctcctgccccccaacccccacccccagactaaTTAATTCCTTGCTTGACCTTCAGATtgcatttcaaaattatttcctcaGGGAGGCCTCCTCTGATCCCTCCAGACTGAGCTGGATCCCCTCCTGACCTCTTAAAAACACATACAGCAACCGGTACTTACAGGATAACCTTAAATGTGTTTTTGTCATTAAATGAGCAATGTCTTTAGTGTCCTCCGGGCAGTAGGCCCAGGGACCCTCTCTGCCATTCACTGTCCCGTTCCCAGTGCTctacacagtgcctggcacaatgTGGTACTCAAGCCATATCtgatgtttgaatgaatgaaccaacCCCTGAATGACTCTTTCCTGTTCTGAGGGAAAGACGTCGGTCCCCCCTACTGCCCTTGTGTCATTTTCCTCCCTGGCCTGTCACTCCTCAGACTGTTAAGCCTTAGCAGAAACTATGCTTTGTGTTCTTTCTGCAGCTGCCCTTGAGGGATTAGCTCAgttggggaaaggaaagagaagtgacTTTACTACAGAATAAGGCTCAAGAgttgtatacctttttttttttttttttttcaagtttctaagTTTTTGCAAGAAAACTTACCGAGGAGGGCAAATTCAGACCCCGGAGCCCACTCACCTCATGACTGGGCTGCCGTCGCTTCCTTTGTAGGAGCCCGAGTTGCTACTACTTGGGGAGGAAGGCGCGTAACTGGGATGGATGTTAACGGGACTCAGCTGATTCCTGCACAGCATGGACAGAAAGTCCTTCTCCCGTGGGGAGGGCGGGCTGTTGCCAGACTTGTGTGACGAAGCTCCATTACTCCGCCCATGGGGCCCTCGGCTGGGAGAAAAGCATGTAAAATGTTCACATGCCTGGGGCGACCAGTGTTCCAATGCTAGTTACTACTAAGGAAATTCAATGCATAGAGTTGAAAGGGCAACATAATTACTAGCAAACTGTCCTTCTGAGCAACCCTCTTCCCACCTGCCCGAGATTTCTTTCCATCTGCCGTTAGCATGGACAACCTCATCGCCTGCCTGCCATTAGCACGGACAACCTCATCATCTGCCATTCGCGCAAATAGTTTCTGACCATAAAGCTTGCTTTGGATTAATCCCAAATGGCTGTTAAGAGCACACCCCGCGTCAAATATTGATTTGGTTGAGGTCCCCTCTGGAGGCTGTGCCAGGACACCTGTTTTCAGCTTCAGCATGTTTGGGTTTGGTTCATATTGGGGTAAGAAAACCAGGGTGGTTCATTTGGAGGATAAAGAGAAAGGGGATTgcccacagaggaggaggagaaaagaggacaGATGAACACAGCCCACACAAATGTCTCAAGTCTATAGTTTAACcacctattttctttccttttctttccacccCCAATGACTTAACACAGCCTTTATCATTTAGCTGCTGGATTGGAACAGCCCTCTCCTGGCTTCCCGGCCTGTCGTCCTGCCCCCTCAGCAGCTGGAGTGGCCTTTCCAAAATGGAACTGGATTTCACTGTTCTCAATGGCTGTCATGGCTGCCCCCATGCCTCATGAGGTCCAATCCCACCTCCCTGTCCAACCCATTCTCtgcactcctccctcc
This region of Mustela erminea isolate mMusErm1 chromosome 16, mMusErm1.Pri, whole genome shotgun sequence genomic DNA includes:
- the SYBU gene encoding LOW QUALITY PROTEIN: syntabulin (The sequence of the model RefSeq protein was modified relative to this genomic sequence to represent the inferred CDS: inserted 1 base in 1 codon); protein product: MGPLRETKEQRVQHHEKEISRSRIPRLILRXHLPQQQHKVSPASESPFSEEESREFNASSSGRSARTISSNSFCSDDTGCPSSQSVSPVKTPSDTGNSPIGFCPGSDEDFSRKKCTVGMVGEGSIQSSRYKKEPKSGLVKPGSEADFSSSSSTGSISAPEVHMSAPGSKRSSFSRNRGPHGRSNGASSHKSGNSPPSPREKDFLSMLCRNQLSPVNIHPSYAPSSPSSSNSGSYKGSDGSPVMRRSGRYMSCGENHGVKPPNPEQYLTPLQQKEVTVRHLKTKLKESERRLHERESEIVELKSQLARMREDWIEEECHRVEAQLALKEARKEIKQLRQVIETMRSSLADKDKGIQKYFVDINIQNKKLESLLQSMEMAHSGSLRDELCLDFPCDSPRKSLPLGTAFGKMADGLALEEQVVEEGADRELLAGGARAEGADLLDGMVTAAPGEAPDLELLRCARGAEALELLPLAAGQEEGGVLVEQAVQTDVVPYSPAVFELIQHVLKLQDPCPSSPASPEESGADSTESFPESFLACLVDLTPRNPNSAILLSPVETPSAAGGPAAPANRLMRELDFAGSVEERLDVVVPLPRGAAGRQYWSSSFLVDLLAVAAPVVPTVLWAFSTQRGGTDPVYNIGALLRGCCVVALHSLRRTAFHIKT